In Urechidicola croceus, a single window of DNA contains:
- a CDS encoding Crp/Fnr family transcriptional regulator: MDKFLNFVKNTSPLSERSLEEFKKILTTVEYSSGSKLCEIGEIPQDIYFLESGIIRGFLISHKGNEYNRTIFIENSIVGAYSSLIEKLPSLYTLECITDCKLIKCNYNKYIKLLETYNDIGTFHRKNVEQFYVFLSHRRNELLTLDATQRYINLRDRISNIDNLLSQKVIASHLGITNIQLSRIRKKLLINQ, encoded by the coding sequence ATGGATAAGTTTTTAAACTTTGTTAAAAACACGTCTCCACTATCTGAAAGATCACTGGAAGAATTTAAAAAAATTTTAACTACTGTAGAATATTCATCAGGTAGTAAACTGTGCGAAATTGGTGAAATACCTCAAGATATATATTTCTTAGAATCAGGAATTATCAGAGGTTTTTTGATTTCTCATAAAGGTAATGAATATAACAGAACAATTTTTATTGAAAATAGTATTGTAGGAGCATATTCTTCATTAATTGAAAAGTTACCATCATTATATACTCTAGAATGTATAACAGATTGTAAATTGATTAAATGCAATTATAATAAATATATTAAATTATTAGAAACTTATAATGATATAGGTACTTTTCATAGAAAAAATGTTGAGCAATTCTATGTTTTTCTATCTCACAGACGAAATGAACTTTTAACTTTAGATGCTACTCAACGTTATATCAATTTAAGAGATAGGATTTCTAATATTGATAATTTACTAAGTCAAAAAGTTATTGCATCTCACTTAGGTATTACCAATATTCAATTAAGTAGAATTAGAAAAAAACTATTAATTAACCAATAA
- a CDS encoding DUF5683 domain-containing protein, with the protein MINSKFLFIILCCFIFTSTLVHSQEDELIISDSIPTLDEEINPLAPSTAAFYSAIIPGLGQAYNKKYWRIPMVYAALGTSTYFYIENNNKYNTVREAFQLYKAGKPNDFDGVNGPAYSEATFERAQKRYKEDRDLSLIITIGIYALQIVEASVSAHLMQLNTDDNISLNPKIMIDPVTNRSVAGISLTYSLE; encoded by the coding sequence GTGATTAATTCAAAATTTTTATTTATCATTCTGTGTTGTTTTATTTTTACTTCTACTTTAGTTCATTCTCAAGAAGATGAATTGATAATTAGTGATTCTATACCAACACTTGATGAAGAAATAAACCCTCTAGCACCTTCTACTGCTGCATTCTACTCAGCAATTATACCTGGTCTAGGGCAAGCATATAATAAAAAATACTGGAGAATTCCAATGGTTTACGCAGCACTAGGAACTTCAACTTATTTTTATATAGAGAATAACAACAAATACAATACAGTAAGAGAAGCATTCCAATTATATAAAGCTGGAAAACCTAACGATTTTGATGGGGTGAATGGACCTGCTTATAGCGAAGCAACATTTGAAAGAGCACAAAAAAGATATAAAGAAGATCGAGATTTATCACTTATCATTACAATTGGTATTTATGCCTTACAAATTGTTGAAGCAAGTGTTTCAGCGCATCTAATGCAATTAAACACAGATGATAATATCTCTTTAAATCCAAAAATTATGATTGATCCAGTTACAAATAGAAGCGTTGCTGGTATTTCACTTACATATAGTTTAGAATGA
- a CDS encoding ParA family protein: MGKIIAIANQKGGVGKTTTTVNLAASLGVLEQKVLLIDADPQANATSGLGIDVEGVEYGTYQLLEHTISAKEAVIKTSSPNVDIIPAHIDLVAIEIELVDKEEREYMLKKALKDIKDNYDYILIDCAPSLGLITLNSLVAADAVIIPIQCEYFALEGLGKLLNTIKGVQKIHNKELDIEGLLLTMYDSRLRLSNQVVEEVKKHFENMVFKSIIQRNVRLSEAPSYGESIIKYDATSRGAENYISLANEILKKNKK, translated from the coding sequence ATGGGAAAAATTATTGCAATTGCTAATCAAAAAGGTGGAGTTGGAAAAACTACCACAACAGTAAATCTAGCAGCATCTTTAGGTGTATTAGAGCAAAAAGTTTTATTAATTGATGCAGACCCTCAAGCAAATGCCACATCAGGATTAGGTATTGATGTTGAAGGAGTTGAATATGGAACATATCAACTTTTAGAACACACAATTTCTGCAAAAGAAGCAGTTATAAAAACAAGTTCACCTAATGTAGATATAATACCAGCTCATATAGATTTAGTTGCAATTGAAATAGAATTGGTTGATAAAGAAGAGCGAGAATATATGCTTAAAAAAGCATTAAAAGACATTAAAGATAATTATGATTATATTTTAATTGACTGCGCTCCTTCTCTAGGGTTAATTACATTAAATTCATTAGTTGCTGCAGATGCAGTAATCATACCTATCCAATGTGAATATTTCGCTTTAGAAGGGCTAGGAAAACTATTAAACACTATCAAAGGTGTTCAAAAAATACATAATAAAGAATTGGATATTGAAGGATTATTGTTAACCATGTATGATTCTCGTCTTAGACTTTCAAATCAAGTTGTAGAAGAAGTAAAAAAACATTTTGAAAATATGGTCTTCAAATCAATTATTCAACGAAATGTTCGTTTAAGTGAAGCCCCAAGTTATGGTGAAAGTATCATAAAATATGATGCTACAAGCCGTGGAGCAGAAAATTATATTAGTTTAGCGAACGAAATTCTTAAAAAGAATAAAAAATAA
- a CDS encoding TIGR01777 family oxidoreductase yields MPTVLISGGTGLIGKYLSKKLLEKGYKVSILSRSKKEDSNMQYFTWNIEKHEIEKEAIITADYIIHLAGSGIADKRWTDNRKKEIIDSRVDSTNLIFNKVKEYDSMLKAFISASGINYYGTITSDKIFTESDSVGDDFLGNVCKQWEESANQFEGLGIRTVKLRTGVVFTENGGALEKIVKPIKMGLGSPIGSGKQYTPWVHIEDLCNMYIQAIENNEMTGSYNAIAPEHITNKQLTIAIGKQLKKSIWLPNVPSFILKLILGEMSFLVLKGSRASSKKIESTGFKFLFPDIENTLNDLLN; encoded by the coding sequence ATGCCAACAGTATTAATCTCAGGAGGAACAGGTTTAATTGGAAAATATCTTTCTAAAAAGTTATTGGAGAAAGGTTACAAAGTTTCAATTTTGAGTAGGTCGAAAAAGGAAGATTCCAATATGCAATATTTCACATGGAATATTGAAAAACATGAAATTGAAAAAGAAGCCATAATTACTGCAGATTATATAATTCATTTGGCTGGGTCAGGAATTGCTGATAAACGTTGGACCGATAATAGAAAAAAAGAAATTATAGATAGTCGAGTTGATTCTACTAATTTAATTTTTAATAAAGTAAAAGAATATGATTCTATGCTGAAAGCCTTTATTTCAGCATCAGGAATTAATTATTATGGTACCATAACTTCTGATAAAATTTTTACTGAAAGTGATTCAGTTGGAGATGACTTTTTAGGAAATGTATGTAAACAATGGGAAGAATCCGCAAATCAATTTGAAGGTTTAGGAATTCGAACTGTAAAATTACGAACTGGTGTTGTTTTTACAGAAAATGGTGGTGCCTTAGAAAAAATTGTAAAACCTATCAAAATGGGATTAGGCTCACCAATAGGAAGTGGAAAACAATACACACCTTGGGTACATATTGAGGATTTATGTAATATGTATATTCAAGCAATTGAAAACAATGAAATGACTGGAAGTTATAATGCAATCGCACCAGAACATATTACCAACAAACAGTTAACTATTGCAATTGGAAAACAATTAAAAAAATCGATTTGGTTACCTAATGTGCCAAGTTTTATCCTTAAATTAATTTTAGGTGAGATGTCATTTTTAGTTTTAAAAGGTAGTAGAGCATCTAGTAAAAAAATTGAATCAACTGGATTTAAGTTTTTATTTCCAGATATAGAAAATACTTTAAACGATTTACTTAACTAA
- a CDS encoding ParB/RepB/Spo0J family partition protein, whose amino-acid sequence MAKATKKQALGRGLSALLSDSGSDINSANDKNADKLVGTIIELELDSIEVNPYQPRTYFNEEALRELASSIKELGVIQPITVRKLDGNKFQLVSGERRFRASKLIGNKTIPAYIRIANDQEMLEMALVENIQRKDLDPIEVALSYQRLIDEINLTQEEMSQRVGKKRSTVTNYLRLLKLDPIVQTGMRDGFLTMGHGRALINVENQDDQLAIYEKVLKQKLSVRQTELLVKNLKEGTPETLAIEKPELPKYVKKSLKGLSEYFGHKVDVKVSTNNKGKIVIPFHSEEDFNRIKKLLQ is encoded by the coding sequence ATGGCAAAAGCGACGAAAAAACAAGCATTAGGAAGAGGATTGTCTGCTTTATTAAGTGATTCTGGTTCTGATATAAATTCTGCAAATGATAAAAATGCAGATAAACTTGTTGGTACTATTATTGAACTTGAGTTAGACTCTATTGAAGTAAATCCATACCAGCCAAGAACATATTTTAATGAAGAAGCTTTAAGAGAATTAGCAAGTTCTATTAAAGAACTAGGAGTTATTCAACCAATTACAGTTAGAAAACTTGATGGAAATAAGTTTCAATTAGTTTCAGGAGAACGTCGTTTTAGAGCTTCTAAATTAATTGGAAACAAAACTATTCCTGCATACATAAGAATTGCAAATGATCAAGAAATGCTTGAAATGGCATTGGTTGAAAATATTCAACGAAAAGATCTTGACCCTATTGAAGTTGCATTATCTTATCAAAGATTAATTGATGAAATTAATTTGACACAAGAAGAAATGAGTCAACGTGTTGGAAAAAAACGCTCAACTGTTACAAATTATTTAAGGCTATTAAAATTAGATCCAATAGTTCAAACGGGGATGCGTGATGGTTTTCTTACAATGGGACACGGACGTGCATTGATTAATGTTGAAAATCAAGACGATCAATTGGCTATTTATGAAAAAGTTTTAAAACAAAAATTATCTGTTCGTCAAACTGAACTATTAGTTAAAAATTTAAAAGAAGGAACTCCAGAAACTCTAGCAATAGAAAAACCAGAATTACCAAAATACGTTAAAAAAAGTCTAAAAGGTCTAAGTGAATACTTTGGCCATAAAGTTGACGTTAAAGTATCAACAAACAATAAGGGAAAAATCGTCATTCCGTTTCATTCTGAAGAAGATTTTAACCGCATCAAAAAGTTATTGCAATAG
- the dapB gene encoding 4-hydroxy-tetrahydrodipicolinate reductase, whose product MKIALLGYGRMGKAIEKIAVERGHKIVLKIDVNTQEYDISIADVAIDFSIPNSAFDNITNCFKNNVPVVSGTTGWLDKYGEAVEICKKENGAFISATNFSLGVNIFFELNEQLAKMMSNLSDYNITMEEIHHTQKLDAPSGTAITLAEGVIKHTLKENWALDVTNSNLEIPIVAKRIPEVPGTHSVSYSSSIDDIEIKHTAHNRKGFALGAVVAAEWLIGKNGVFSMKDVLGI is encoded by the coding sequence ATGAAAATAGCACTACTAGGATACGGAAGAATGGGAAAAGCAATCGAAAAAATTGCTGTCGAACGAGGTCATAAAATTGTTTTAAAAATAGATGTAAACACTCAAGAATATGATATTTCTATTGCAGATGTAGCAATAGATTTTAGCATTCCAAATTCTGCCTTTGATAATATAACTAATTGTTTTAAAAATAATGTGCCAGTAGTTTCAGGTACAACAGGTTGGCTAGATAAATATGGTGAAGCCGTTGAAATATGTAAAAAAGAAAATGGTGCTTTTATTTCTGCAACTAATTTTAGTTTAGGTGTAAACATTTTCTTTGAACTCAACGAACAATTAGCAAAAATGATGTCAAACTTAAGTGATTATAATATTACTATGGAAGAAATTCATCATACGCAAAAATTAGATGCTCCAAGTGGAACTGCAATTACTCTTGCCGAAGGAGTTATTAAGCACACTTTAAAAGAAAACTGGGCATTAGATGTAACAAATTCAAATTTAGAAATACCAATAGTAGCAAAAAGGATTCCAGAAGTTCCTGGCACACACTCTGTAAGTTATTCGTCAAGTATTGATGATATAGAAATTAAACATACTGCACATAACAGAAAAGGCTTTGCCTTAGGTGCTGTTGTTGCAGCAGAATGGTTAATAGGGAAAAATGGGGTCTTTAGTATGAAAGATGTATTGGGAATTTAA
- a CDS encoding DUF2851 family protein has translation MKEDLLHYVWKYRLFFTNDLISTNNDDILVLKNGTHNQNSGPDFFNAQVKIGEQLWAGNVEIHLKSSDWYIHNHEKDKNYDNVILHVVWEHDVEIHNNENVTIPTLELKEYVSKELLNSYQKLFSKPQKWINCENQISSIDSFVMNNWFERLYFERLERKSVLINELLSASKFDWEAVLFRLLAKNFGLKVNAESFFEMANMLDFSIVRKESGSQENLESLLFGQLGMLNDLKESQYFNVLKSEYNYQSKKYKLKTVDRSSVQYFRLRPTNFPTIRISQLACLYNLNQNLFSKLVQIENLDDFYKLFSVSTSEFWETHYTFEKESKKQVKKLTKSFVDLLLINTIIPLKFVYLRYIGKLNETEIIGLIEQIKPEKNSIIENFADLKVKSINAFQTQSLLQLKNEYCAPQKCLQCAIGNVLLKN, from the coding sequence ATGAAAGAAGATTTACTACACTATGTGTGGAAGTATAGGTTGTTTTTTACAAATGATTTAATTTCTACAAATAATGATGATATTCTGGTGCTAAAAAATGGTACTCATAATCAAAATTCAGGACCTGATTTTTTTAATGCTCAAGTTAAAATAGGGGAACAGTTGTGGGCTGGAAATGTTGAAATTCATCTAAAATCTTCAGACTGGTATATTCATAATCACGAAAAAGATAAAAATTATGATAACGTGATATTACATGTGGTGTGGGAGCATGATGTTGAAATTCACAATAATGAAAATGTTACAATTCCGACATTAGAATTGAAAGAGTATGTATCTAAAGAATTATTAAATTCTTATCAAAAATTATTCTCTAAACCTCAGAAATGGATCAATTGTGAAAATCAAATTAGTTCTATTGATTCTTTTGTGATGAATAATTGGTTTGAGCGATTGTATTTTGAACGTTTAGAGAGAAAATCAGTTTTGATAAATGAATTGTTGAGTGCTTCTAAATTTGATTGGGAAGCAGTTTTATTTAGATTATTGGCGAAAAATTTTGGGCTAAAAGTAAACGCTGAATCGTTTTTTGAAATGGCAAACATGTTGGATTTTTCTATTGTGAGAAAAGAGAGTGGGAGCCAAGAGAATTTAGAAAGTTTACTTTTTGGGCAATTAGGAATGTTAAATGATTTGAAGGAGTCCCAATATTTCAATGTGTTAAAAAGTGAGTATAATTATCAGTCAAAAAAATATAAATTGAAAACAGTTGATCGAAGTTCAGTTCAATATTTTAGATTGCGTCCAACAAATTTTCCAACCATAAGGATTTCACAATTGGCATGTTTGTATAATTTGAATCAAAATTTATTTTCAAAATTAGTGCAAATTGAAAATTTGGATGACTTTTATAAACTTTTTTCTGTTTCAACTTCTGAGTTCTGGGAAACACATTATACATTTGAAAAAGAATCAAAAAAGCAAGTAAAGAAACTCACAAAGTCATTTGTTGACTTGTTATTGATTAACACAATTATTCCTCTAAAATTTGTCTATTTAAGATATATTGGAAAGTTGAATGAAACTGAAATAATCGGTTTGATTGAACAAATAAAACCTGAGAAAAATAGCATTATTGAAAATTTTGCAGATTTAAAAGTTAAGTCTATAAATGCTTTTCAAACACAATCTTTATTACAACTTAAAAATGAATATTGCGCACCACAAAAATGTTTGCAATGCGCAATAGGTAATGTTTTATTGAAAAATTAA
- a CDS encoding Crp/Fnr family transcriptional regulator, with the protein MNRLIEHINKTHSLSATSWVELNKIITYKKVRQGSKLIEIGNKPKYFYFLITGIVRVYTITKNGKESNSLLIPEYNYFAPFTSLILDSPSAVTVECLTDCELAECNYKLFIKLADEYTDINILHRKNLEKIFINSEKRDIELTTLTATERYIALKNRIPNIDNLITQKHIASHIGITAVQLSRLKKQLFT; encoded by the coding sequence TTGAATCGCCTTATAGAACATATTAATAAAACACATTCATTATCAGCAACATCATGGGTGGAATTAAATAAAATTATTACTTATAAAAAAGTAAGACAAGGCTCTAAATTAATAGAAATAGGAAATAAGCCTAAATATTTTTATTTTCTCATAACTGGTATAGTAAGAGTTTATACAATCACTAAAAATGGGAAGGAATCAAATAGTCTATTAATACCTGAATATAATTACTTTGCCCCTTTCACTTCTTTAATATTAGATTCTCCATCAGCGGTAACTGTTGAGTGTCTTACAGATTGTGAATTGGCAGAATGTAACTATAAACTTTTTATAAAACTTGCTGATGAATATACAGACATCAATATATTACATCGTAAAAATTTAGAAAAAATATTTATTAATTCTGAAAAAAGGGATATAGAATTAACCACATTAACTGCAACAGAAAGATATATTGCTTTAAAAAATAGAATACCAAATATTGATAATTTAATAACTCAAAAGCACATCGCATCCCACATTGGTATAACTGCAGTTCAACTAAGTCGATTAAAAAAACAACTTTTTACCTAA
- a CDS encoding aminoacyl-histidine dipeptidase translates to MSNDIRNIEPKAVWKNFADLNAVPRASKKEERVIAFIVNFGKKLGLETIIDTVQNVIIKKPATKGMENRKKIVMQSHLDMVHQKNNDTVFDFDNEGIKMYIDGDWVRAEGTTLGADNGLGVASIMAILESNDIQHPAIEALFTIDEETGMTGAMGLEAGYLTGDILLNLDTEDDDEIGVGCAGGVDVTATKKYVIESISKNSSAFKITVKGLQGGHSGMDIIKGLGNANKLMNRILFAISDTIQISEIDGGSLRNAIPRESNAIIATQDEKGLKVAFEKISKEIHNEFDSIEKELKILISKTETPNSALSKSDQKTLINTIYGAHNGVFRMSPDIEDLVETSNNIARVIVKDGVIKIGCLTRSSVESGKWNMANTLKSVFELGGFNVEFSGSYPGWKPNPNSAILKVMSNLYEKMFNEKPNILACHAGLECGLLGTHYPEMDMISFGPTIKGAHSPDERASISSTQKYWKFLLETLKNIPEKN, encoded by the coding sequence ATGAGTAACGATATAAGAAATATAGAACCAAAAGCAGTTTGGAAAAATTTTGCAGATTTAAATGCTGTTCCACGTGCATCCAAAAAAGAAGAACGTGTTATTGCATTTATAGTAAATTTTGGTAAAAAACTAGGATTGGAAACAATTATTGATACAGTTCAAAATGTAATTATTAAAAAACCCGCTACTAAAGGCATGGAAAATCGCAAAAAAATTGTGATGCAAAGTCATTTAGATATGGTACATCAAAAAAACAATGATACCGTTTTTGACTTTGATAATGAAGGGATCAAAATGTATATTGATGGAGACTGGGTTCGTGCTGAAGGAACAACTTTAGGCGCAGATAATGGTCTTGGTGTAGCATCAATTATGGCTATTTTAGAATCAAATGATATACAACATCCAGCAATTGAAGCATTATTTACAATTGATGAAGAAACTGGAATGACAGGTGCAATGGGATTAGAAGCAGGATATTTAACTGGTGATATCTTATTAAATCTTGATACTGAAGATGATGATGAAATTGGTGTTGGATGTGCTGGTGGAGTTGATGTAACTGCAACAAAAAAATATGTTATAGAATCGATTTCTAAAAATTCTTCTGCTTTTAAAATTACAGTAAAAGGTTTACAAGGAGGGCATTCTGGAATGGATATTATTAAAGGGCTTGGAAATGCTAATAAATTGATGAATAGAATCTTATTTGCTATTTCTGATACTATTCAAATCTCTGAAATTGATGGTGGAAGTTTGAGAAATGCCATTCCAAGAGAAAGTAATGCTATTATTGCAACTCAAGATGAAAAAGGTTTAAAAGTTGCTTTTGAAAAGATTTCTAAAGAAATTCATAATGAGTTTGACTCCATTGAAAAAGAATTGAAAATTTTGATTTCAAAAACTGAAACACCAAATTCAGCACTGTCAAAATCTGACCAAAAGACACTAATAAATACAATTTATGGTGCTCATAATGGTGTTTTTAGAATGAGTCCAGATATTGAAGATTTAGTAGAAACTTCAAATAATATTGCTAGAGTAATTGTAAAAGATGGAGTAATAAAAATTGGTTGTTTAACACGTTCGTCTGTAGAATCTGGAAAATGGAATATGGCAAATACTCTAAAATCAGTTTTTGAATTAGGTGGATTTAATGTTGAATTTAGTGGTTCATATCCTGGCTGGAAACCAAATCCAAATTCGGCCATTTTAAAAGTAATGAGTAATTTATATGAAAAAATGTTTAATGAAAAACCAAATATTTTAGCTTGTCATGCTGGTCTTGAATGTGGATTATTAGGAACACATTATCCTGAAATGGATATGATTTCATTTGGACCAACAATTAAAGGAGCACATTCTCCTGATGAACGTGCAAGTATTAGCTCTACTCAAAAATATTGGAAATTTTTATTAGAAACTTTAAAGAATATTCCAGAGAAAAACTAA
- a CDS encoding NAD(P)H-dependent oxidoreductase yields the protein MMNSIEKLKWRYATKKFDSSKKLSETQINTLINTFNLTATSYGLQPLKMLVISNENIKKQLLEYSFNQSQVVDCSHLLVICIKTKINADYIDQKFDLEKKIRGTSEEIIGDFRAFLKNSIANKSIDEIENSAINQAYIALGNLMTVCAYESIDSCPMEGFIPSKYDEILKLEEHSLKSVLLLPVGFRAEDDFMSALKKVRIPIEESIINIE from the coding sequence ATGATGAATAGTATTGAAAAATTAAAATGGAGATATGCTACTAAAAAATTTGATAGTTCAAAAAAATTATCAGAAACACAAATAAACACTCTTATAAACACCTTTAACCTTACTGCTACATCCTATGGCTTACAGCCTTTGAAAATGTTAGTAATTAGTAACGAAAATATAAAAAAACAACTTTTAGAATATTCGTTTAATCAATCACAAGTTGTCGATTGTTCACACTTATTAGTTATTTGTATCAAAACTAAAATAAACGCAGATTATATTGATCAAAAATTTGATTTAGAAAAGAAAATTAGAGGTACTTCAGAAGAAATTATTGGAGATTTTAGAGCCTTTTTAAAGAATTCTATTGCAAATAAAAGTATTGATGAAATTGAAAATTCAGCAATTAACCAAGCATATATTGCTTTAGGTAATTTAATGACCGTTTGCGCATATGAAAGTATTGATTCTTGCCCTATGGAAGGCTTTATTCCTTCGAAATATGATGAGATTTTAAAATTAGAAGAACATTCTTTAAAGTCAGTCTTGTTATTACCAGTAGGATTTAGAGCCGAAGATGATTTTATGAGTGCATTAAAAAAAGTAAGAATTCCGATTGAAGAATCAATTATAAATATTGAATAA
- a CDS encoding WbqC family protein, with protein sequence MNCEKIVFEVQDNFQKQTYRNRSYIYSANGKLLLNIPVLHNKNGIRQSTKDVRIENSFQWQKLHFKSLQSAYRSSPFFEFYEDDLSPLYEQKQNFLLDFNLKCHEFIMDAIQEEITTEQTTQYDINPSINDCRFLANAKQHTRKFDFKPYVQVFDDKHGFISNLSILDLLFMKGPNTFDYLKSQNT encoded by the coding sequence ATGAATTGTGAAAAGATTGTTTTTGAAGTTCAAGATAATTTTCAAAAACAAACTTATAGAAATAGGTCTTATATTTATAGTGCTAATGGTAAATTACTTTTAAACATACCTGTTTTACATAATAAAAATGGTATAAGGCAAAGCACTAAAGATGTAAGAATTGAAAACAGTTTTCAATGGCAAAAATTACACTTTAAGTCTTTACAATCTGCCTATAGATCTTCCCCTTTTTTTGAATTTTATGAAGATGATTTAAGCCCATTATATGAACAAAAACAAAACTTTCTATTAGATTTCAATCTTAAATGCCATGAATTTATTATGGATGCTATTCAAGAAGAAATTACAACAGAACAAACAACTCAATACGATATTAATCCTTCAATTAATGACTGCCGCTTTTTAGCTAATGCGAAACAACACACTAGAAAATTTGATTTCAAACCATATGTACAAGTATTTGACGACAAACATGGTTTTATATCTAATCTCAGCATTCTCGATTTACTATTTATGAAAGGACCTAACACTTTTGACTACCTAAAAAGTCAAAACACCTAA
- the lepB gene encoding signal peptidase I has translation MTIMQWFIFFLIIQVIHFLGTWKLYVKAGKKAWEAAIPVYNAVVLMDIINRPRWWVILLFIPIVNLLMFPILWIETIRSFGKNTRFDTTLVLITLGFYIYYVNYFTDVEHIKNRSLKPRSVLGDWVSSIAFAIIAATLVHTYVMRPFTIPTSSLEKSLLIGDFLFVSKFHYGARTPMTPLALPMVHDSMPSISIPFTGLKTPSFVSHFKKPQLPYFRLPGLQKIKRNEIVVFNWPADSLKWMWNDNSGKFTYKPIDKKTNYVKRCVAIAGDSLQIIDGDIYINGKLSIMPDRAKPQYNYIVDTDGKQLNTRSLRQRYNVREGYIDNNGKYVLNLTDEEVELVRKNPLVKSATKQIEPSGTFNKKIFPHNEQYPWSSDNFGPIYIPEKGATVELNSKSIPFYEHLIREYENNDLTIDNNNIYINGKIATNYTFKQDYYWMMGDNRQNSLDARSYGFTPFDHVIGKPVFIWFSWETNGKGLKEKIRWERLFTTVHGSGKPVSYFFYFIGAIAVYFIYRFIKKRRA, from the coding sequence ATGACAATAATGCAATGGTTTATATTTTTCTTAATTATACAAGTAATCCATTTTTTAGGAACGTGGAAATTATATGTTAAAGCAGGAAAAAAGGCTTGGGAAGCAGCAATACCTGTTTACAATGCAGTTGTTTTAATGGATATTATCAATCGACCTCGATGGTGGGTAATTTTACTTTTTATTCCAATAGTCAATCTATTAATGTTTCCTATTCTATGGATAGAAACAATAAGAAGTTTTGGTAAAAACACTAGATTTGATACTACTTTGGTATTGATAACTCTAGGTTTTTATATATACTATGTTAATTATTTTACAGATGTTGAGCATATAAAAAATAGAAGTTTAAAACCAAGAAGTGTACTTGGTGATTGGGTAAGTTCAATTGCATTTGCAATCATTGCAGCAACATTAGTCCATACGTATGTTATGCGTCCATTTACAATACCAACCTCATCTTTAGAAAAATCGTTACTTATTGGAGACTTTTTATTTGTGAGTAAATTTCATTATGGAGCACGAACACCTATGACACCATTGGCATTACCTATGGTTCATGATAGTATGCCTTCAATTTCTATTCCTTTTACTGGGCTTAAAACTCCATCTTTTGTTTCGCATTTTAAGAAACCTCAACTACCTTATTTTAGGTTACCTGGACTTCAAAAAATCAAGCGAAATGAAATTGTTGTTTTTAACTGGCCTGCAGATTCTCTTAAATGGATGTGGAATGATAATTCTGGAAAATTCACTTACAAACCTATTGATAAAAAAACAAACTATGTTAAGAGATGTGTAGCGATTGCAGGAGATTCTTTACAAATTATTGATGGAGACATATATATCAATGGAAAACTTTCAATTATGCCTGATAGGGCAAAACCACAATACAATTATATAGTAGATACTGATGGAAAACAACTTAATACAAGAAGTCTAAGACAACGATATAATGTAAGAGAAGGTTATATTGATAATAATGGTAAATATGTATTAAATTTAACTGATGAAGAAGTTGAATTAGTTAGAAAAAACCCCTTGGTTAAAAGTGCCACAAAACAAATTGAACCTAGTGGAACTTTTAATAAGAAAATATTCCCTCATAACGAACAATACCCTTGGAGTTCAGATAATTTTGGACCTATTTATATTCCTGAAAAAGGCGCTACAGTTGAATTAAACAGTAAATCTATTCCTTTTTATGAGCATCTTATAAGAGAATATGAAAACAATGATTTAACTATTGATAATAATAATATTTATATCAATGGAAAGATAGCTACCAACTATACTTTTAAGCAAGACTATTATTGGATGATGGGTGACAATCGACAAAACTCATTGGATGCACGTAGTTATGGATTTACTCCATTTGACCATGTAATTGGCAAGCCAGTTTTTATTTGGTTTAGTTGGGAAACAAATGGAAAAGGATTAAAAGAAAAAATACGTTGGGAAAGATTATTTACAACTGTACATGGAAGCGGAAAACCTGTTTCTTATTTCTTTTATTTTATTGGAGCTATTGCTGTATACTTCATATATCGATTTATCAAAAAGAGAAGAGCATAA